From one Calditerricola satsumensis genomic stretch:
- a CDS encoding Veg family protein, with translation MAGKNALLDIRRTLEAHIGQRIVLRANGGRKKMIERTGILEQTYPSVFIIKLDEDRHAFKRVSYSYTDILTENVELTVCKDGKDIRITYPSQ, from the coding sequence ATGGCGGGGAAAAACGCGCTGCTTGACATCCGGCGGACGCTGGAAGCCCACATCGGTCAGCGCATTGTGCTGCGGGCAAACGGCGGCCGCAAAAAGATGATCGAGCGCACGGGGATTTTGGAACAGACCTACCCTTCCGTGTTTATCATCAAACTGGATGAAGACCGGCACGCCTTTAAACGGGTCTCCTACAGCTACACGGACATCCTTACGGAAAACGTCGAGCTCACCGTTTGTAAGGATGGGAAAGACATTCGCATCACCTACCCCTCGCAGTAA
- a CDS encoding small, acid-soluble spore protein, alpha/beta type, translating to MPRRRRGVMSEELKLELAKELGIYDTIQREGWGGITTRDAGNLVKKAIEIAERALVARQAGTGS from the coding sequence ATGCCACGCAGGCGTCGCGGCGTCATGTCCGAGGAGCTGAAGCTGGAATTGGCCAAGGAACTGGGCATTTACGACACGATCCAGCGCGAAGGATGGGGGGGCATCACCACCCGTGATGCCGGGAATCTCGTCAAAAAGGCGATCGAAATTGCGGAACGCGCGCTGGTCGCCCGTCAAGCAGGCACCGGTTCATAA
- the ispE gene encoding 4-(cytidine 5'-diphospho)-2-C-methyl-D-erythritol kinase: protein MITVKAPAKINLTLDVIGKREDGYHEVEMVMTTIDLADRIDVALTDQSGIAVDCTAAYVPTDARNLAYQAAALMKEAYGIRQGIAIRIDKRIPVAAGLGGGSSDAAAVLRALDALLGLNVSREELAALGARIGSDVPFFVYGGTAVARGRGERIEPVPAPPPCWVVLAKPPLAVSTADVYRALRLDAIDQPPTTAAMVDALNRQDFAAVCRSLGNMLEAVTFSLHPEVRKLKERMQAFGAEGVLMSGSGPTVFALTQQLSRARRITNALRGFCRDVYLVRLLGDERQRA, encoded by the coding sequence GTGATTACGGTGAAAGCACCGGCAAAAATCAATCTCACCCTGGACGTGATCGGCAAACGAGAGGACGGCTATCATGAAGTCGAGATGGTGATGACCACCATCGATTTGGCCGACCGCATTGACGTCGCCCTGACGGACCAGTCCGGCATTGCCGTGGATTGCACGGCGGCCTACGTGCCGACCGATGCGCGCAACCTCGCCTATCAAGCGGCGGCCCTGATGAAGGAAGCGTACGGCATTCGCCAGGGCATTGCCATCCGGATCGACAAGCGCATCCCCGTCGCCGCCGGGCTGGGCGGGGGCTCGAGCGACGCGGCGGCGGTCCTTCGCGCGCTGGATGCGTTGTTGGGGCTGAACGTGTCGCGCGAGGAGCTGGCTGCCCTCGGGGCGCGCATCGGCTCCGACGTGCCGTTTTTCGTATACGGCGGCACGGCCGTGGCCCGGGGACGTGGCGAGCGAATCGAGCCCGTGCCCGCGCCGCCGCCGTGTTGGGTTGTGCTGGCCAAACCGCCCCTCGCCGTCTCCACGGCCGATGTCTACCGCGCCCTGCGCCTGGATGCCATCGATCAGCCGCCGACGACGGCGGCCATGGTCGACGCGCTCAACCGGCAGGATTTTGCCGCCGTCTGTCGTTCCCTCGGCAACATGCTGGAAGCGGTGACCTTCTCGCTTCATCCGGAGGTGCGCAAGCTGAAGGAGCGCATGCAGGCCTTTGGCGCCGAGGGGGTGCTCATGTCCGGCAGCGGGCCCACCGTCTTCGCCCTCACGCAGCAGCTTTCGCGGGCCCGCCGCATCACGAATGCCTTGCGCGGCTTTTGTCGCGACGTGTACCTGGTGCGCCTGTTGGGCGATGAACGGCAACGCGCGTGA